Proteins encoded within one genomic window of Neodiprion fabricii isolate iyNeoFabr1 chromosome 6, iyNeoFabr1.1, whole genome shotgun sequence:
- the LOC124184723 gene encoding 4-coumarate--CoA ligase 1-like isoform X3, with the protein MMNPISTAKEISRQLQASEAFGVITSSEQYPVVKASLAGCSNIKLPAIIVDEPNHPLPEGCIRFSELISDSVEVFSESAIPGKTNEDVLFLPYSSGTTGLPKGVEISHRNVTVNCEQLQVEGVYPAHETTETHQEVVPLILPAFHIYGLVVVILNYLSVGAKIVFVRKFSPENFLNSLKDFKSTILYAAPPMILFLGSSELVTDNHLKTLKFIMSGAAPIGAESVQKVLRKAKRDIPISQGYGLTEASPVVTSTDNGIDNLDAVGYLIPNTSLRIVNLEESRAGQNMGVNETGELYVKGPQVMKGYYKNPEATANTLDGEWLKTGDIACFDETGRVMIKDRIKELIKVKGFQVAPAELEELLRTNDEILDAAVVGEPHPKYGEMPKAFVVCKPGVKSDGDKIKKFIAERVPSYKQLGSVKFIDVIPKSTAGKILRRQLKDM; encoded by the exons ATGATGAATCCGATATCCACGGCAAAGGAAATCAGTCGACAGTTACAAGCTTCTGAAGCTTTTGGTGTAATTACTAGTTCGGAACAATATCCAGTTGTCAAAGCGAGCCTTGCCGGGTGTTCAAATATTAAATTGCCTGCAATCATAGTGGATGAACCAAATCACCCGTTACCGGAGGGATGTATCAGATTCAGTGAATTGATATCAGACTCCGTTGAAGTATTCAGTGAATCCGCAATTCCGGGAAAAACCAATGAAGATGTTTTATTCTTACCATACTCGAGTGGAACAACGGGTTTGCCGAAAGGCGTGGAAATCAGTCACCG GAATGTCACTGTGAACTGTGAGCAGTTGCAAGTTGAAGGAGTATATCCTGCACATGAAACCACCGAAACTCATCAAGAAGTGGTTCCTCTGATTTTACCAGCATTTCATATTTATGGATTAGTTGTGGTAATACTTAATTACTtgag CGTGGGAGCTAAAATCGTTTTCGTACGTAAATTCAGCCCAGAAAATTTTCTGAACTCTCTGAAAGACTTCAAATCGACCATATTATACGCGGCGCCTCCAATGATACTGTTTTTGGGAAGCAGCGAGTTGGTCACCGACAATCATTTGAAGACTCTTAAATTCATCATGTCAGGGGCTGCACCCATTGGTGCGGAGAGTGTACAGAAAGTACTGAGGAAAGCCAAACGTGATATACCGATATCACAAGG GTATGGTCTTACCGAAGCTTCTCCTGTTGTCACGAGTACCGACAACGGAATAGACAACTTGGATGCAGTTGGATATCTTATTCCCAATACGAGCTTACGAATTGTTAATTTAGAAGAATCGAGAGCCGGACAAAATATGGGAGTTAACGAAACAGGAGAACTGTACGTCAAAGGTCCCCAAGTAATGAAAGGGTATTACAAGAATCCTGAGGCTACAGCGAATACTTTGGATGGAGAATGGCTCAAAACTGGCGACATAGCCTGCTTCGATGAAACGG GTCGTGTAATGATCAAAGATCGAATAAAGGAGTTGATAAAAGTCAAAGGTTTTCAAGTGGCACCTGCTGAGCTGGAAGAGCTACTGCGAACTAATGATGAAATATTAGACGCGGCTGTAGTCGGAGAACCTCATCCGAAATATGGAGAGATGCCAAAAGCCTTCGTAGTTTGTAAACCCGGAGTAAAATCTGATggagataaaattaaaaaattcattgctgAACGGGTTCCTAGCTATAAACAATTGGGTTCAGTCAAGTTCATTGATGTAATTCCGAAGAGCACAGCCGGTAAAATACTTAGGCGGCAGCTTAAAGACATGTAA
- the LOC124184723 gene encoding 4-coumarate--CoA ligase 2-like isoform X1 translates to MSNWCYLLSRSALRLRCHNIRPPVKFSPDRQSIYSAVNKNYGREIFTTAFKRNSEIQKSPYATRNNLRIDQDNVVSSPFPDVNIPREFLHEYIWKNLERWPSKTAVVCSTTGKSYTYSELRTLSGKFAASLRKCKFYPNSTIAVVLPNVVEYAIIVLGASEAGISITMMNPISTAKEISRQLQASEAFGVITSSEQYPVVKASLAGCSNIKLPAIIVDEPNHPLPEGCIRFSELISDSVEVFSESAIPGKTNEDVLFLPYSSGTTGLPKGVEISHRNVTVNCEQLQVEGVYPAHETTETHQEVVPLILPAFHIYGLVVVILNYLSVGAKIVFVRKFSPENFLNSLKDFKSTILYAAPPMILFLGSSELVTDNHLKTLKFIMSGAAPIGAESVQKVLRKAKRDIPISQGYGLTEASPVVTSTDNGIDNLDAVGYLIPNTSLRIVNLEESRAGQNMGVNETGELYVKGPQVMKGYYKNPEATANTLDGEWLKTGDIACFDETGRVMIKDRIKELIKVKGFQVAPAELEELLRTNDEILDAAVVGEPHPKYGEMPKAFVVCKPGVKSDGDKIKKFIAERVPSYKQLGSVKFIDVIPKSTAGKILRRQLKDM, encoded by the exons ATGTCAAATTGGTGTTACTTACTAAGCCGGTCAGCATTGAGACTGAGATGTCACAATATCCGACCGCCGGTGAAATTTTCTCCCGACAGACAAAGTATATATTCTGCCGTGAATAAAAACTACGGTAGAGAAATATTTACTACCGCTTTTAAGCGAAACTCTGAAATTCAGAAGTCACCGTACGCTACGAGGAACAACTTGCGAATCGATCAAGACAATGTTGTCAGTAGTCCGTTTCCAGACGTCAACATTCCCCGAGAAtttttacatgaatatatTTGGAAGAACTTGGAACGATGGCCAAGTAAAACAGCAGTG GTTTGCTCAACAACCGGTAAATCCTATACATATTCCGAACTGCGTACCTTAAGTGGAAAATTTGCAGCATCTCTGAGAAAATGCAAATTCTATCCTAACAGTACCATCGCCGTTGTTTTGCCAAATGTAGTGGAATACGCAATAATTGTGTTGGGAGCATCTGAAGCTGGAATTAGC aTCACAATGATGAATCCGATATCCACGGCAAAGGAAATCAGTCGACAGTTACAAGCTTCTGAAGCTTTTGGTGTAATTACTAGTTCGGAACAATATCCAGTTGTCAAAGCGAGCCTTGCCGGGTGTTCAAATATTAAATTGCCTGCAATCATAGTGGATGAACCAAATCACCCGTTACCGGAGGGATGTATCAGATTCAGTGAATTGATATCAGACTCCGTTGAAGTATTCAGTGAATCCGCAATTCCGGGAAAAACCAATGAAGATGTTTTATTCTTACCATACTCGAGTGGAACAACGGGTTTGCCGAAAGGCGTGGAAATCAGTCACCG GAATGTCACTGTGAACTGTGAGCAGTTGCAAGTTGAAGGAGTATATCCTGCACATGAAACCACCGAAACTCATCAAGAAGTGGTTCCTCTGATTTTACCAGCATTTCATATTTATGGATTAGTTGTGGTAATACTTAATTACTtgag CGTGGGAGCTAAAATCGTTTTCGTACGTAAATTCAGCCCAGAAAATTTTCTGAACTCTCTGAAAGACTTCAAATCGACCATATTATACGCGGCGCCTCCAATGATACTGTTTTTGGGAAGCAGCGAGTTGGTCACCGACAATCATTTGAAGACTCTTAAATTCATCATGTCAGGGGCTGCACCCATTGGTGCGGAGAGTGTACAGAAAGTACTGAGGAAAGCCAAACGTGATATACCGATATCACAAGG GTATGGTCTTACCGAAGCTTCTCCTGTTGTCACGAGTACCGACAACGGAATAGACAACTTGGATGCAGTTGGATATCTTATTCCCAATACGAGCTTACGAATTGTTAATTTAGAAGAATCGAGAGCCGGACAAAATATGGGAGTTAACGAAACAGGAGAACTGTACGTCAAAGGTCCCCAAGTAATGAAAGGGTATTACAAGAATCCTGAGGCTACAGCGAATACTTTGGATGGAGAATGGCTCAAAACTGGCGACATAGCCTGCTTCGATGAAACGG GTCGTGTAATGATCAAAGATCGAATAAAGGAGTTGATAAAAGTCAAAGGTTTTCAAGTGGCACCTGCTGAGCTGGAAGAGCTACTGCGAACTAATGATGAAATATTAGACGCGGCTGTAGTCGGAGAACCTCATCCGAAATATGGAGAGATGCCAAAAGCCTTCGTAGTTTGTAAACCCGGAGTAAAATCTGATggagataaaattaaaaaattcattgctgAACGGGTTCCTAGCTATAAACAATTGGGTTCAGTCAAGTTCATTGATGTAATTCCGAAGAGCACAGCCGGTAAAATACTTAGGCGGCAGCTTAAAGACATGTAA
- the LOC124184723 gene encoding 4-coumarate--CoA ligase 1-like isoform X2 codes for MQCQRSDKTEIESYFEFRVTIKIHVCSTTGKSYTYSELRTLSGKFAASLRKCKFYPNSTIAVVLPNVVEYAIIVLGASEAGISITMMNPISTAKEISRQLQASEAFGVITSSEQYPVVKASLAGCSNIKLPAIIVDEPNHPLPEGCIRFSELISDSVEVFSESAIPGKTNEDVLFLPYSSGTTGLPKGVEISHRNVTVNCEQLQVEGVYPAHETTETHQEVVPLILPAFHIYGLVVVILNYLSVGAKIVFVRKFSPENFLNSLKDFKSTILYAAPPMILFLGSSELVTDNHLKTLKFIMSGAAPIGAESVQKVLRKAKRDIPISQGYGLTEASPVVTSTDNGIDNLDAVGYLIPNTSLRIVNLEESRAGQNMGVNETGELYVKGPQVMKGYYKNPEATANTLDGEWLKTGDIACFDETGRVMIKDRIKELIKVKGFQVAPAELEELLRTNDEILDAAVVGEPHPKYGEMPKAFVVCKPGVKSDGDKIKKFIAERVPSYKQLGSVKFIDVIPKSTAGKILRRQLKDM; via the exons ATGCAATGTCAACGATCTGACAAGACGGAAATCGAAAGCTACTTCGAATTCCGCGTGAcaattaaaatacac GTTTGCTCAACAACCGGTAAATCCTATACATATTCCGAACTGCGTACCTTAAGTGGAAAATTTGCAGCATCTCTGAGAAAATGCAAATTCTATCCTAACAGTACCATCGCCGTTGTTTTGCCAAATGTAGTGGAATACGCAATAATTGTGTTGGGAGCATCTGAAGCTGGAATTAGC aTCACAATGATGAATCCGATATCCACGGCAAAGGAAATCAGTCGACAGTTACAAGCTTCTGAAGCTTTTGGTGTAATTACTAGTTCGGAACAATATCCAGTTGTCAAAGCGAGCCTTGCCGGGTGTTCAAATATTAAATTGCCTGCAATCATAGTGGATGAACCAAATCACCCGTTACCGGAGGGATGTATCAGATTCAGTGAATTGATATCAGACTCCGTTGAAGTATTCAGTGAATCCGCAATTCCGGGAAAAACCAATGAAGATGTTTTATTCTTACCATACTCGAGTGGAACAACGGGTTTGCCGAAAGGCGTGGAAATCAGTCACCG GAATGTCACTGTGAACTGTGAGCAGTTGCAAGTTGAAGGAGTATATCCTGCACATGAAACCACCGAAACTCATCAAGAAGTGGTTCCTCTGATTTTACCAGCATTTCATATTTATGGATTAGTTGTGGTAATACTTAATTACTtgag CGTGGGAGCTAAAATCGTTTTCGTACGTAAATTCAGCCCAGAAAATTTTCTGAACTCTCTGAAAGACTTCAAATCGACCATATTATACGCGGCGCCTCCAATGATACTGTTTTTGGGAAGCAGCGAGTTGGTCACCGACAATCATTTGAAGACTCTTAAATTCATCATGTCAGGGGCTGCACCCATTGGTGCGGAGAGTGTACAGAAAGTACTGAGGAAAGCCAAACGTGATATACCGATATCACAAGG GTATGGTCTTACCGAAGCTTCTCCTGTTGTCACGAGTACCGACAACGGAATAGACAACTTGGATGCAGTTGGATATCTTATTCCCAATACGAGCTTACGAATTGTTAATTTAGAAGAATCGAGAGCCGGACAAAATATGGGAGTTAACGAAACAGGAGAACTGTACGTCAAAGGTCCCCAAGTAATGAAAGGGTATTACAAGAATCCTGAGGCTACAGCGAATACTTTGGATGGAGAATGGCTCAAAACTGGCGACATAGCCTGCTTCGATGAAACGG GTCGTGTAATGATCAAAGATCGAATAAAGGAGTTGATAAAAGTCAAAGGTTTTCAAGTGGCACCTGCTGAGCTGGAAGAGCTACTGCGAACTAATGATGAAATATTAGACGCGGCTGTAGTCGGAGAACCTCATCCGAAATATGGAGAGATGCCAAAAGCCTTCGTAGTTTGTAAACCCGGAGTAAAATCTGATggagataaaattaaaaaattcattgctgAACGGGTTCCTAGCTATAAACAATTGGGTTCAGTCAAGTTCATTGATGTAATTCCGAAGAGCACAGCCGGTAAAATACTTAGGCGGCAGCTTAAAGACATGTAA